In Populus alba chromosome 4, ASM523922v2, whole genome shotgun sequence, the genomic window gtttttgttttaaaagactTATGAAAGAGAGAGCATACAGAAGTGGCTAAATTCTAATCACCGAACCTGCCCGAAGACTGGCCAAATTTTGGATCATTTATCTTTAGCACCGAATTTTGCACTCAGGAATCTTATACTGCAATGgtgtgagaaaaataaatatgaactaCCCAAGAAGGATTCTTGTTTGCGCTTTTCTGCTGAGCTTATAGAGGAAATCTCCTTCTTGGTCCAAAACCTGTCCTCCCATGAGTTTGAAGTGCGAAGAGAGGCAGTTATGAATATCCGTATGCTTGCAAAGGAGAATCCAGGCAACAGAATTTTGATTGCCAACTATGGAGGGATTCCTCCATTGGTTCAGCTCTTGTCCTACCAAGATTCCAAGATTCAAGAACACGCTGTAACAGCTCTTTTGAACTTGTCAATTgatgaaacaaacaaaagacTTGTAGCCAGAGAGGGAGCCATTCCAGCTATCATTGAGATTTTGCAGAATGGAACAGATGAGGCGAGAGAAAACTCTGCTGCAGCTTTGTTTAGCTTGTCGATGCTCGATGAAAACAAAGTGCTAATCGGAGCTTTGAAAGGAATCCGTCCCTTGGTGTACCTTTTGCAGAACGGGACTGTCCGAGGTAAAAAAGATGCTGCAACTGCACTCTTCAACCTATCTCTGAACCAAACCAACAAGTCCAGGGCCATTAAAGCAGGTATCATACCAGCGTTGCTCTGTTTGCTGGAGGAGAATAACCTAGGAATGATTGACGAAGCCCTCTCCATACTGCTTCTCCTCGCATCACATCCTGAAGGGAGAAATGAAATTGGTAGACTATCTTTCATCGAAACTGTTGTCGGAATCATAAGAAACGGGACTCCCAAGAACAAGGAATGTGCCGCATCCGTTCTTCTCGAGTTGGGGTTGAATAATTCATCGATCATCTTAGCTGCACTTCAGTATGGTGTGTATGAACATTTGGCAGAGCTTACAAAAAATGGAACCAACAGGGCTCAAAGGAAAGCAAACTCTCTATTGCAGCACATGAGTAAGTACGAACACCTTCCATGAAAATCTCCCACCAAATTAACAGATTGATATCTAGCTTCCTACAGAGAGGATGCCTACATGTGTGTCTGAGGGCATACAGTACAAAGTTCTTGGGTGTCTAGCACAACCATTTTCCTGACAGCCTCCACAC contains:
- the LOC118038908 gene encoding U-box domain-containing protein 15, producing MEWQKVMERGERAGVSSSSDGGDGVDVVKEMVDVIETVGLYVGYRRTQRKECLNLVRRLKLLVPLLEEIKEIDHHKLSSSEGLKTSLVNLKKALLGAKKLLKKCGCGSKIYLAMESEAVMSSFHAVYDHLNQALDDLQYDELGISVEVKEQVELTRMQLKRAKRRTDTQDIELAMDMMVVFSKKDDRNADSAILERLASKLELHTISDLKAEEVAVRKLVKQRGVQNAESIQQIKDFLGKFRHIAGVDETIVLDGPISSKSLQKCQSLLIPHEFLCPITLEIMVDPVIVASGQTYERESIQKWLNSNHRTCPKTGQILDHLSLAPNFALRNLILQWCEKNKYELPKKDSCLRFSAELIEEISFLVQNLSSHEFEVRREAVMNIRMLAKENPGNRILIANYGGIPPLVQLLSYQDSKIQEHAVTALLNLSIDETNKRLVAREGAIPAIIEILQNGTDEARENSAAALFSLSMLDENKVLIGALKGIRPLVYLLQNGTVRGKKDAATALFNLSLNQTNKSRAIKAGIIPALLCLLEENNLGMIDEALSILLLLASHPEGRNEIGRLSFIETVVGIIRNGTPKNKECAASVLLELGLNNSSIILAALQYGVYEHLAELTKNGTNRAQRKANSLLQHMSKYEHLP